TTCTTGAAGTCTTAAGCGGTTTAAGTTTAACCAATTATTTATAAAGATGCAGAGTTAAATCTAAATGTTCCGCATCCAAGGTAAATCACTTACAATGTTGTTATCCTGGCAGAATCAGAACTATGGTTGCTGCATTTCAGACCTTCCCAAACAAAGTCTTCTGGTTCACATGGATCTCCTTGCCAGCTGTCCCTTGTCACTCCATACTTAGACTTAATGTTAAGCATGGCAGCAACTATACACAAAGATGAATACATAGACGTTATCAGAATACCCGGTGATAGTCATTTTACAATCAAATCTATTGACTAAACTGCACATATAGCAGGAAAGGACAAACAATGCTGGAAATACATACCATCTGTCTCTTTTGTTCCTGAAGTTGAAAATCTTTTAACAGAATAAATTTCGTATGCATTGAGAATGGGTGGAAGGGTTGAATCATCAGTTCTGTTTAGTGCCACTATGTACTGGGTATTGCCTGTTTCTGATCTTTCTGCGTATAAGGTCGTCAAAGCTAGATACGTTGGAACAACCAATTCCCGATTCCACTTTACACCGTTTATGTAGATGTTGAATTCTCTGGATTGATTGGCTTCTAGTTTTTCAACTTCAGCAAAGTGCAGGTACATATAGAATTCATCACTGGCATTAGTCGTGATCCAAGAAAACAGAAAGGGTTCACTAACGTTGTCTGGTCCGCTGGCAGTCTTTAAAACATCCTCCGGTACTAGATAATCATTTGCATTATTTATGTCTAACGGCGTACTTGTTCCTGTGCTAGTCCAGTTAAAAGGGAACCATCTTCGATCATAAATGTCATCTTTGTACCTATTTAAGTTAGTTGGTCAACTATTTCCATTAACTAGTGACAAAATTATTTCATACTACTTGTTTCATATATGGGGATGACAGCATTATAGATTGATTACCTGATGGCAGTAGTAGGACTTGTAGTGTCGCAATCTACGTGATAAAGGTTTTCCAAGGATCCAGAAGTAGTTTTATACATGGAATTGGTACTACTGAGAGGCCTCAACTCTAGTGCTGAAATGAAGGGCGTCGTAGTACCTGTCTTTATTAGACAAATATGTATATAATCTGAAGATAGAATATGTATGATCTCTTTTCTCACAACTGATAAATTTCCTGTGATTTCAATTTTGCTCCAGGTGTCAGCTCCCAAATTCAGATCAAATTTTGGTAATTGGTTTAAAGAATCATAGTTCCCGTACATGAAAGTTGCTCGTATCAGATACTTGCTACCTTTCCCGGGTGAAGGTTGAATGGTGTAACAGTTTTTCTTTCCTTGAGGAAAGCTTCTGACATTAGCCAAGTATTTCTCGACGGTGTTGCTAGTGATGGAGGGTGATAAACTGATACTCTCACCGCTGTCAATCAAGTTAGCGTCGGATTTGAAGTCTAGTCCAGTTGTAGTATCCTTGTAGTCAGAACCTTTCGGTAATCCACAATCTATGCTTAAAAAGCCTGATGAAATAGAAAAACATGAAATGTAGTTAACTACATGTACGTATGTGTCTGCTAAATGTATACAGGGTTTGCAAGACGAGCAAACATAGTATGAGATTCAAACCTGGCGGATTATCATCATCCTGTGCACGAACAAGAGGTACTGGAATAAGAGAAtatgtgagaacaagggcaaacAGTAAACAGCATTTTGTTAACATTTTTTCCTGGACTATGTAAGAGAATGATAGAATGTCCATGATATATAAGGGATTTCTCACACTCAAGCACACATTGGATGGTACATTTTCATcctttaaaaataaattaaaaaatatttcagaaattgtGTCGAAACCAACATGTGTTAATCAAAAGGCATAATTTCCACACTGATTATACAACTTGGCTTACTTCTGACATTTTGGGGGCGACCGGGTCATATGTTGTATGCATGTAATGTGTTAGTACTTGTTAGTATGCTAGAAAGTCATAAACGAACTATACGGGATGTGTATTATAGAATTCATACTGGAACATGATCGAGGCATGATTTCCACCAACCTACCATATATTTACAAAAACTTCTCTCCCTTCTGACATTTTTGTTCTGACCGAGTCATACACTgttaaagtatttttgaaaaaCTACGCTTATATATCTTACAAGTATTTGCTATAAAAAATGTGGGTGAGATCCGTAGGGTGAGAATGGAACTCATAATATGGGATGATAGGATAAAATCTCCTGTCACTTGAATTATATTATCGCTCACAGCTTTGAAAGTATTAAGATAATAATTTAAAGTTACAGTCCCCTGACTAAGAAGAGCGTCTCCAATTGTTTCATATTTCAGTCTTAAAtttcatatttaaaaataatatagtTCCCTCCTGacattaatataaataattagtCTTAATAAGTTATTATATTGTTTAGTGTGCCAATTCCTACATGGCTCTATGTACATAATTGTtctttattcatattttatttatatttcaaCTATCTATAATAACTAAGATTTAAAAATCAAACGTGTGCAAGTAGTAGAAGAATGGGAGAAACGAATCCTATATTAATTCCCTCGGTCTCAATAAATTTTTAACATTTAAAATGAATTTATCGACACCCATAGTAAGGCTATTATCtagtataaatatatattatttttaaaacattttccttctgaataaatattaaatatttaaattttatttcaatttttttaaaaaaaataagtcATAAAACTTTAGACTAGCAAGAGCCTGGGAGGGAGTAAGTCAAGAGAGAGACACCTATTTCACCTCCTAACTTGAAATTTAGAAATTTGACATAAAATTATACTTAGGTCTCCTGAATGGTTCTTTAAAAGTTACTAAGAATCatattattcagaataatatcTATAAGGAAGAGGCTAGCACTTATGTTTTTAAGAGTCTTCCGAGCTCTAATATTAGCAacactttttaatttttttacttaaatgctCTAATTTTAACAAGCACCCTTTATCTTTTTAACTCGAGAGCTGGTACAAAGTATTAGTAGTGTGTATGAATATTGTTAGCTTTAAATTCTGTTCGGATTGGTTTTGGCTTGTGCTTAACTGTCTCTAAGGTTTGGAGTCGGGGGATTTGATATATGTCTTGGAGTTCCGGTGACCCTACAGAGATTATTTCGGCAAGAGGCTATAAAGTTGACTGATCATGAATAAGAGAATATGAGCATGAGATTGTGAGATTATGAGAATATGAGCTAAAAAGGTAGAGATGAATTTTGAACAAGATAAAAGATGTTATCGACTTGGTACAGTCCACTGGCACTTGTCAACCTTAGTTTTATTAACTTTACAATTTTGAGTTGTGAACTTTGTAGTTGACTCTGTAGCTAGCGTAAACCAaagaaatgattaaaatgtgatTCAGAGGATTATCATCTTCTACTTTGATTCCATTTTGACTCATTCAAGCATCTGCGTCATCATTTACGTAATTGCGACTCATTAATCATTGACTTGGTTTTATTTTAATTTGGCTAAATGAATCATTGACTTGGGAATTATGAAGAATGAAGCTGGTTAATCCTCAAGTAGCTATATAAATATATGATGCTTGTGTACAATCATGGTAATTAAGTTGTTAACTACGTACTATAATTAAGCTAAGCTAGCTTAATTAATAATGGCAACTACCTGCAGCTACTCATCATCTTCAACGCGTCTTGTGTTGATAACACTCATCATCTTCACTATTATTTTATCACCTGCTATTCCATGCACAGCACTGACAGCTCCATCGACTCGCAGAGGTTTAAATGATTCTTCCCCTTCTCTTGGTGTTCTTGACTGTGCATATATGCACTAAAATTGTCTGTTGAATTCCGGTGTTAAATTTAATTGCTTTTTGAAATTTTGTTGGTCCAGGTCTGCTACAAGACATTAACAAGTGTGTTGGGCCGTGTGTATGTTGCCAGCCATCAACGCCGCCTTGCTGCCTCTGCGCCTGCCCTGTTCCTCTTGGGACTCAACCCTGATGCTCTGATACTCCGATTGATAAATATTTAGCCGTGTGGCTTGGATTTTGTATTAAAAAGAATAAAACGGTTGTATGATATTTGGTGTGAAATTGCGAATCGAAGTGATTCTAATGTATATATAAATGAAATTATGATATGTATAAATGGAAGTGAAAAAAGGTTTCTACAATTATGTTGAACTGAAGTATTGAAAGATAGACCAATAAAAACTAGTAGTATAAAACATTCATACATTGTTTCTACAAGTGCAAATTATAGAAAAGTACAATCCTGCTTCAAATCTGTTGTTTGTAGAATGATACACAAGGCCCCGGAACCAAATACAAAGGTGGGATACGGAAACTACCTAGGCCCCGGAACCAGAGAGCTCTCCGGATCCATTGAGACTATTTCGACTGAATTGTTTGAATCTGCATCATGACTTCCAATCTCTAGAGCCAAGCACTCTTTTAATTCCATCACCACAGTATTCATGGTTGGCCTTCTAGCTGATATTCGAGATGCGCATGTCATTGCTAATTCCACTGCTTTCCACACACAGTTTACATCATAATTTCCATAAAATCTCGGATCTACAACCTGTTTAACGTCGCCATATTGAACAATGGAGTCCACCCATTGAGCAATGTGTGTCCTGTCTTCAGTTGTTAATATATGCGGTCGTCCGGTTATCATCACAAGTAGAACAACCCCAAAACTGAACACATCACTTTTTTCTGATAGCCTATTTGAGGTGTTATAACTGCAGGGTAAAAAAGATACTGTCATTTCTACTAAACCAAATATTTACAACTTCATTTTTCCCAATATATATTACTGAAAGAAGTTAAAGTTAATTACTCGGGGTCAAGGTAACCAGGAGTGCCCGCGACAATTGTTGTGACATGAGTGCCACCTTCCACCGGGTAAACTCTAGACAACCCAAAATCAGCCAATTTTGCTTGAAATTGTTCATTCAGTAATATATTGCTCGTTTTCACATCTCTGTGGATGATTGCTGGTTTGCATCCATGGTGCAAATACTCCAGACCTTCATTTATGTTTACAGTTCTAATAGTAAGAGTTGTGCATATACTAGAGTACAGAACAAAAATGAGTGAAACTAGAACCCTAGTAAAATTTGACTTCTAACCTTGTGCTGCATCAAGTGCTATTTGAAGTCTAGTTTTCCAATTCAAAATGTGATTATTTTTTCCTGTAAAAGTAGACATCAATCAATTAGCTTTTTATTTATGTTTCCGCTTGTAGAACTTTTAAATGCCACTCTATGTGGAAACTTGAGCTTGGTTATGCTACCTACAAAAAAAAAAAGGCTTCCAGAATATGAAAGTACACAACATTTACCTGAGAGATGCTCATCTAAGCTTCTGTTAGCCATGTACTCGTAAATGATTGCCATGTTCAGGCCCTCGTTGCAGTAACCAACTAGAGAGGTTAAATTCTTATGGGAAACGCTAAGCAGAAGACTGGCCTGCAATTTAGACAAGCTAATTGTACATGTATTTCCAAAGACTGAATAATAACttatgatgatttatgatacTATACCTCGGCTTGGAACTCTTTGTAGCCTTGAGCTGATAATGGAGAGAGCATCTTCACGGCAACTTGAATGTCATCTACATAGCCATGGTATACTGTGCCGAAACCACCTTTCCCAAGCACTCTCCTGAAGTTTCCAGTGATGTCTAGGACCTCAGCGTACGTAAATTGTCTACTTTTTCTCTCCATGCCACCATTAGTTACTAGGTGTCGGTTACCCAATTTTCTAGGTACTGTATAGAGAAAGATGTATTTAAACTTACAGTTGCAAGTAATTCAAAACTTGGTAAATTCTTGTAATTCAGACATTCAAATTTTAGGAATATCCATCTATATATAAACGATTCAAAGCACTACTAAAGTACCGAGTCGAAATATTACATAACATGAAATAAGTATTTAACTTTTACTTTATGAAAATATGAAAAAGTAAGAATGGCATAATAAGAACAATTTAAGTTATTGAGCATTAGTTTTTTTGGGTACCTCGTGATGCTCTCCTCCTCAATATCCATAGGCCAAACAATATTGCCGCCAAGAGTAGAACTGAACCAACTGCAGCTCCAACTGCAACTGCAGCAATTGACTTGTCACCTTTCTTTTTACAGGGTTCCGTTCCACACAGTACTATACTTGTGTCGTTTCCCAGGCCATCAAAACTGTTTAATGAAGTTGAATTTAGCATACTTTTCTCCAGAACAGTCTATACTCTTTATCATATTTTATATATAAGTAAAGGAATGAAATTTATCAACTTAGAAAACTAATAACCTTAATGTAAGGATCCCTTTATTTCTATTTACTAAAAGTTGAGCTGGGAATGGTCCTGTAAAGTTATTTCCTTTCAAGTTCCTGCGTGTATGATAAGAAGATTAGGTTAGCATTACTAGTACCCTGATTTTTAATCTAAATTTCACATCGGATCGGATGTTTCAACGTATTAAATAACTCACAGGACACTAAGATCCAGTTGAGATAAAAATTCCGGCACTTGCCCACTTAAGTTATTGTTAGATAGATCTCTGCAATAAGAAGAAACCAACATAACAATTCAACTAGACAAATGATTATCCCTGAACTTAATTTAGCAATAGAAACAATTTACGGGAAACTGTGGTGGTTATCTACACTTACAGAGTTTTTAGTTGTGTGAGGTTGGCTATAGAAGGAACTATTTCACCAGTGAGTCCACTTGTGGACAAGTTCCTGTACAAAATGATATATGGGTATATATTTTAGATTAGAAATGCAAATCAGATTTTGGTGAAGTCGTTAATcagttaaaaaaatatttataatgattaacaatTCTTACAATGATATTATCCTGGAAGAATCGGAACTTTGGTTGCTGCATTCGAGACCTTCCCAAACAAAGTCTTCTGGTTCACATGGATCTCCTTGCCAGCTGTCTCTTGTCACTCCATACATAGACTTGAGATTAAGAATAGCAGAAACTATACACAAAGACAAATACAAATATGTTAGCAGAATACCCGGTGATAGTCAAGTTACAATCAAATGATTTGACTAAAATGCTTATATAGTCCTAATATATATTAGGAAAGGAACAGAAATACTGGAATCACATACCATCTGTCTCTTTTGTTCCTGAAGTTGAAAATTTTTTAACAGAATAAATTTCGTACGCATTGATAATGGGTGGATGGGTTGAATTTTCGGTTCTGACTAATGTTATATTGTACTGGGTATCGCCTGTTTCTGGTCCTACGGAGTAATAGGTGATCACATTTTGATACGGTGGAATAACCAATTTATTGTTCCACTTCAAACCGTTTTTGTAGATGTTGAATTCTCTGGATTGATTGGCTTCTAGTTCTTCAACTTCAGAAAAGTGCAGGTACATATAGAATTCATCACTGGCATTAGTCTCGTCCCAAGAAAACAGAAAGGGTTCACTAACGTTGTCTGGTCCGCTGGCAGTCCTTAAAACATCCACTGGTACTCGATATTGATTTGCATTATTTATGTTTAACAGCGTACTTGTTACCGTGCTAGTCCAGGTCAAGGGTCTCCATCTTCGATCATAAATGTCTTTATTGTACCTATTTAAGTTAGTTAATTAGTCAATTATTACATCAACTAGTGACAAAATTCTTTCACAAATGGGGGTGACA
This sequence is a window from Apium graveolens cultivar Ventura chromosome 9, ASM990537v1, whole genome shotgun sequence. Protein-coding genes within it:
- the LOC141684643 gene encoding putative LRR receptor-like serine/threonine-protein kinase At1g51880, translated to MLAKCSLLLTLVFLCSLHLLHDLAHAQDDNPPGFVSIDCGLPAGSEYSVASTGIYYQSDEDLIDSGESKSISPSLIGDTVETYLSTVRSFPQGKKNCYTIQPSLGKGNKYLIRATFKYGNYDSLNQLPTFDLNLGADTWSKIEITGNLSVVRKEIIHILSSDYIHICLIKTGTTTPFISALELRPLNSTNSMYTTTSASLQTLDRIDCDTTRPNTVIRYNKDIYDRRWRPLTWTSTVTSTLLNINNANQYRVPVDVLRTASGPDNVSEPFLFSWDETNASDEFYMYLHFSEVEELEANQSREFNIYKNGLKWNNKLVIPPYQNVITYYSVGPETGDTQYNITLVRTENSTHPPIINAYEIYSVKKFSTSGTKETDVSAILNLKSMYGVTRDSWQGDPCEPEDFVWEGLECSNQSSDSSRIISLNLSTSGLTGEIVPSIANLTQLKTLDLSNNNLSGQVPEFLSQLDLSVLNLKGNNFTGPFPAQLLVNRNKGILTLSFDGLGNDTSIVLCGTEPCKKKGDKSIAAVAVGAAVGSVLLLAAILFGLWILRRRASRVPRKLGNRHLVTNGGMERKSRQFTYAEVLDITGNFRRVLGKGGFGTVYHGYVDDIQVAVKMLSPLSAQGYKEFQAEASLLLSVSHKNLTSLVGYCNEGLNMAIIYEYMANRSLDEHLSGKNNHILNWKTRLQIALDAAQGLEYLHHGCKPAIIHRDVKTSNILLNEQFQAKLADFGLSRVYPVEGGTHVTTIVAGTPGYLDPDYNTSNRLSEKSDVFSFGVVLLVMITGRPHILTTEDRTHIAQWVDSIVQYGDVKQVVDPRFYGNYDVNCVWKAVELAMTCASRISARRPTMNTVVMELKECLALEIGSHDADSNNSVEIVSMDPESSLVPGPR